A portion of the Blastocatellia bacterium genome contains these proteins:
- a CDS encoding 3-oxoacyl-ACP reductase FabG, whose amino-acid sequence MISLKHQTAVITGGSRGIGAATALMFAQAGANVVVNYFQRKEAALTIVEQARRYGVGAIAVKADVSKLTQARRLFKVAVEKFGRVDILVANAGIWHGAPIDQLDESLWDRVIAINLKGVYTCCHVAAPLMKQQHRGKIILVSSTAGQRGEANYSCYAAAKGAVISFTKSICVELAPFGINVNCVAPGWVDTEMAAPALRDQRQRRQIESQIPLGRVAAPEDVAGAILFLASDLARHITGEVLNVNGGSVLCG is encoded by the coding sequence ATGATCTCACTGAAGCATCAGACGGCTGTGATTACCGGTGGGTCGCGCGGGATCGGTGCGGCAACGGCCCTAATGTTCGCCCAGGCCGGAGCTAATGTTGTGGTCAATTACTTCCAACGGAAAGAGGCTGCGCTGACGATTGTTGAGCAGGCTCGGCGTTATGGAGTTGGAGCCATTGCTGTCAAAGCCGATGTATCCAAATTGACGCAAGCGCGCCGACTGTTCAAAGTCGCAGTGGAGAAGTTTGGGCGAGTAGACATACTGGTTGCCAATGCCGGCATTTGGCACGGGGCGCCGATTGATCAACTGGATGAGTCATTGTGGGATCGAGTCATCGCCATCAATTTGAAAGGCGTCTATACCTGTTGTCATGTGGCTGCTCCGTTGATGAAGCAACAACATCGCGGGAAGATCATCCTTGTTTCCTCAACTGCCGGTCAGCGGGGAGAAGCAAATTACTCCTGCTATGCCGCCGCCAAGGGAGCCGTCATCAGTTTCACCAAATCCATTTGTGTTGAGCTGGCCCCTTTCGGCATCAACGTCAACTGTGTTGCGCCCGGCTGGGTTGATACAGAGATGGCGGCGCCGGCACTACGTGATCAACGACAACGACGACAAATTGAATCGCAGATTCCGCTTGGACGAGTCGCCGCGCCTGAAGATGTGGCCGGCGCGATTCTGTTTCTCGCGTCAGACTTGGCGCGTCACATCACAGGGGAAGTGCTCAATGTCAATGGTGGCTCAGTGCTCTGTGGTTAA